ACCGCGACGGGCGGCCGTGAGGAAGCCGTCGCCGACCTCTACTCCCTTAATAGCCTGAATACCCATGAGTGCGGCCGCGAGGCGGGAGTCGAGGCGACGATCCCAGTGGACGTAGCTGCCAAGTCCCGGGGGAAGCCCGTATGCCAAGACCTCCACTACGCCACCAAGGGTTTCGCCTTCCTTGTGGGCGGCATCCACCTCGGCCACCATCGCATTCGACGTCTCACGGTCGAAGCAGCGCAAGGGATCTGCGTCAAGCGCTATGACGTCCTTCGGCAACGGCAGGGGCCGTCCTTCAGGAACGGTCACGCTGGCGATGGAAACAGTGTGGCTGACCAGCTCGATGCCCAATTGCTTCAGGAACTGGGCAGCAACGGTACCTAGTGCCACGCGTGTGGCGGTCTCGCGTGCGCTGGCACGCTCGAGGACCGGACGGGCTTCGTCGAACCCATACTTCTGCATTCCCGTGAAGTCGGCGTGCCCGGGGCGCGGACGAGTCAGAGGTGCATTGCGGGCTTGGTCGGCGAGGACTTCAGGGTCCACGGGATCAGCAGACATGATCTGCTCCCACTTGGGCCACTCGGTGTTACCAACCTGGATGGCTACTGGGCCACCCTGAGTGAGTCCGTGGCGGACGCCACCCATGATGGTGACCTCGTCCTGCTCGAACTTCATGCGGGCACCACGGCCATAGCCCAGGCGGCGACGCGCCAACGCGTCACGAATCTGCCCGCTGGTGAGTTCAACACCGGCAGGCACGCCTTCAACAATTCCGATCAGGGCCGGACCATGGGATTCACCGGCAGTCAACCAACGCAACATATAACCAATCCTGCCATGTAAGGCTTCTAGAACACTCGCCGGGGAAGCCCGACTGAGTCGCACATCACATCTATGACGGCGGCATCCACGTCACAGCCGCTGAAGCGCCTGATCTGCTCGGCCGCCTGATACATCAGCATCTCCAGGCCAGGGACTACCGCTCCCCCGTGGCCTTGCCACACTTCCGCCAAGCGGCTGGGCCAAGGATCGTAGGCGACATCCAGCAGGACGCCGCCCCCGGTTCGCGGCAAAGCTGCAAGCTCCTCAGCCAACGGATCAGCGGCACGCGGCGGAAATGTGGAGATCACCAGATTCATTCCGGCCACAGCGGACGCTGCTTCGGTCAACGGCCGGACGGCGAGGGAAAGTCCGACGGCGGCCGCTGCGGCTTGCGCATCACCGGCACGTCCAGCGTCGCGAACGAAAACATCGACGTGACGGGCACCGAGTTCCTTTACAGCTGCGACGGCCGCAGCCGATGTCCCGCCGCCACCAAGGATGGCTGCGTGGGGTGCTGCAACCACGCCCGCGTAGCGGACCGCCTCGACGATGCCGGCCACATCAGTGTTGTAACCCACCCGGCGCACCTGTGCGCCGTCGCGCTCGAAAACAACAGTGTTGATGACGCCCAAGTGGGCGCCGGCTCCGCGAACTTCGTCCACTTGGCTGATCATGGCCGATTTCAGCGGCATGGTCACCGAGAGGCCGCACCAGGTGTCATCACCGCGAAGTGACTCCATGAACCCTGGGAGCCTTTCAACAGTGACGTCAATCGCCGAGTATTCGATGTCCACGCCCAACGTGGCATAGGCAGCAGAGTGCAGGGCCGGAG
This genomic interval from Paenarthrobacter aurescens TC1 contains the following:
- the aroE gene encoding shikimate 5-dehydrogenase (identified by match to protein family HMM PF01488) encodes the protein MCVSRRAAVLGHPISHSKSPALHSAAYATLGVDIEYSAIDVTVERLPGFMESLRGDDTWCGLSVTMPLKSAMISQVDEVRGAGAHLGVINTVVFERDGAQVRRVGYNTDVAGIVEAVRYAGVVAAPHAAILGGGGTSAAAVAAVKELGARHVDVFVRDAGRAGDAQAAAAAVGLSLAVRPLTEAASAVAGMNLVISTFPPRAADPLAEELAALPRTGGGVLLDVAYDPWPSRLAEVWQGHGGAVVPGLEMLMYQAAEQIRRFSGCDVDAAVIDVMCDSVGLPRRVF
- the aroF gene encoding Chorismate synthase (identified by match to protein family HMM PF01264; match to protein family HMM TIGR00033), whose product is MRLSRASPASVLEALHGRIGYMLRWLTAGESHGPALIGIVEGVPAGVELTSGQIRDALARRRLGYGRGARMKFEQDEVTIMGGVRHGLTQGGPVAIQVGNTEWPKWEQIMSADPVDPEVLADQARNAPLTRPRPGHADFTGMQKYGFDEARPVLERASARETATRVALGTVAAQFLKQLGIELVSHTVSIASVTVPEGRPLPLPKDVIALDADPLRCFDRETSNAMVAEVDAAHKEGETLGGVVEVLAYGLPPGLGSYVHWDRRLDSRLAAALMGIQAIKGVEVGDGFLTAARRGSAAHDEILKDENGKIVRQTNRAGGIEGGMSIGEVLRVRAAMKPIATVPRALRTIDVSTGEPAKAHHQRSDVCAVPAAGVVAEAMVALVLAEAVAEKFGGDSVPETQRNLQSYLESIPATLDSVGR